AAACAGCCAAGACAATACCCACTGCCAGGACAATAAAAATGTTCTTCTTAGCTCCTGCTGAAAATATATATTTTTCGTCGCTCATCTTACTTTATACTATTTTAAGAATTATTGATTTTGTAGCGTTTGAACGTAACGTACGATCTTCCATCGCTCTTCAATACTCAACTGAGAAGCATGAGATCCCATTCTACCTTTTCCGTGAGTAATCACGTGAAATATATGTCCTTCAGGTTTGTCCTTTACAGCTCTAGAGTTGTATGGAGTTACCCCTTTGAATATCTGACCAACTGGGCCATCACCCAATCCCTGATCACCATGACAGTGCCAGCAAAATCTTGTAAATAGAACTTTACCTTCAGCCAAAACCTCATCAGTTTCTGGCAATGGGTTCTTCATCACACGACCCGCTAAATCAATAGAGTCTTTTGGGATTCTATAAGGAAGTGACTCTCCTCTTCTTACTGTATTGGCAACAGTAGTCCTCATGTTCATTTCATAAGGGTTAT
This is a stretch of genomic DNA from Reichenbachiella ulvae. It encodes these proteins:
- a CDS encoding c-type cytochrome, whose protein sequence is MKLNTYIKGIAVVAGAYILTSCAAGVDKTGVEYAPQMYHSIPYEGLVQITDKEAGRWLTSQEGGDAEFYTSNPNNPYEMNMRTTVANTVRRGESLPYRIPKDSIDLAGRVMKNPLPETDEVLAEGKVLFTRFCWHCHGDQGLGDGPVGQIFKGVTPYNSRAVKDKPEGHIFHVITHGKGRMGSHASQLSIEERWKIVRYVQTLQNQ